Proteins from a single region of Mytilus trossulus isolate FHL-02 chromosome 2, PNRI_Mtr1.1.1.hap1, whole genome shotgun sequence:
- the LOC134705949 gene encoding uncharacterized protein K02A2.6-like — MDGTSTFKRKVNKVDNYEHDDARDSSSDDGYVFGLRENTVNKVQKGQPKLNVKINNSNVDILIDTGSSINVIDESTFENIKCKPKLSHADTKVFAYGSDKNLKLMGKFHATIETDHKITTAPVYVMKGRYGNVLCYDTSVDLSIVPVISTVANKHEILCNKYSDVFNGIGKLKDEKVKIHIDGSVKPVIQPHRRIPFHIRKQVEAELEKLEKQDIIEKVDGPTPWVSPIVVAPKPKNKNEIRLCVDMREPNKAILRSRHITPTLDDMILDLNGSKVFSKMDLRSGYHQLELNEESRNITTFTTHVGFRRYKRLSFGVSSAAELFQNTLSNALEGLDGVRNISDDIIVFGRNQDEHDKRLEKLFARLKEKNLTLNKAKCEFNKNKLEFYGHIFSADGISADPRKISAIRNTTIPKDVSEIRSFLAMTNYVGRFIPNYSTITEPLRRLTKQNSKWEWTSEQQESFDKLKNELVADRVMSYFDPNKETMLIVDASPVGLAGLLTQNGKIIAYASRSLTDVETRYSQTEKEALAIVWAIEHFHLYLYGQSFKLVSDHQPLETIFNSPKAKTPARIERWRLRLQGYNFKVQYKPGKVNAADYLSIHPTPNTSIACKHSQLAEEYVRYLTDNAVPKAMTLNEIAESTQKDKDLQTVITALKSNRWDKYESNTLDTFSRLRYELTIVPVIDMEIILHDNRIVIPKDLQMRVIDLAHEGHQGIVRTKQLLREKVYFPGIDKLVEQTCKSCIPCLASTPKNVFEPLQMSEIPNNVWENLSMDFCGPFPNGYYVMVIIDEYSRYPVIETLTSLTAKSVIPLLDKTFSIFGIPKELKTDNGPPFNSGEFRNFADNMGFKHRKITPYGLALTRKVKDS, encoded by the coding sequence ATGGATGGAACTAgcacttttaaaagaaaagtaaacAAAGTTGACAATTACGAACATGATGATGCTCGTGATAGCAGTTCTGACGACGGTTACGTTTTTGGATTACGAGAAAATACTGTGAATAAAGTACAGAAAGGACAACCGAAATTAAATGTGAAAATCAACAATTCTAATGTGgatattttaattgatacaGGATCAAGTATTAATGTTATTGATGAAAGCACATTCGAGAACATCAAGTGTAAACCCAAACTTTCTCACGCTGACACTAAAGTCTTCGCATATGGATCagataaaaacttgaaattaatgGGAAAATTTCACGCTACGATAGAGACTGACCATAAAATAACAACCGCACCGGTGTATGTGATGAAAGGAAGATACGGGAATGTATTGTGCTATGACACATCTGTTGACTTAAGCATAGTGCCAGTCATTTCGACAGTAgcaaataaacatgaaatattatgcAATAAATATAGCGATGTGTTCAATGGAATTGGAaaattaaaagatgaaaaagtgAAAATTCATATTGATGGAAGTGTAAAACCAGTTATACAACCACATAGGCGTATTCCGTTTCACATTCGAAAGCAAGTAGAAGCAGAACTCGAAAAACTCGAAAAACAGGATATAATAGAAAAGGTGGATGGACCAACACCTTGGGTGTCCCCGATAGTTGTGGCCCCTAAACCGAAAAACAAGAACGAAATTCGATTATGCGTGGATATGAGGGAACCGAACAAAGCTATTTTGCGTTCACGTCATATTACACCAACACTCGATGATATGATCTTGGATTTAAACGGATCCAAAGTATTCTCGAAAATGGACCTTCGAAGTGGATATCATCAATTGGAGTTAAACGAAGAATCCCGGAACATCACAACCTTCACGACACACGTAGGATTTCGGAGATATAAACGACTCAGTTTTGGTGTTTCATCAGCCGCAGAATTATTCCAAAACACACTGAGTAATGCACTTGAAGGATTAGACGGAGTTCGAAATATATCCGATGATATTATCGTATTTGGAAGGAACCAGGACGAACATGATAAACGATTGGAAAAACTATTTGCACGACTTAAAGAGAAGAACTTGACATTGAATAAGGCAAAATGTGAATTTAATAAGAACAAACTTGAATTCTATGGTCATATTTTCAGTGCAGATGGCATATCAGCCGATCCAAGAAAAATAAGCGCTATCAGGAACACGACAATACCGAAAGACGTAAGTGAAATTCGTAGTTTCTTAGCAATGACCAATTATGTAGGACGTTTCATTCCAAATTACTCAACTATTACTGAACCGCTCCGCAGATTAACAAAGCAGAATTCCAAGTGGGAATGGACATCTGAACAACAGGAATCATTTGACAAGCTAAAGAATGAACTTGTTGCTGACCGTGTGATGTCATACTTTGACCCTAACAAAGAAACAATGTTGATAGTAGATGCAAGTCCCGTTGGATTAGCTGGATTATTAAcacaaaatggaaaaattatcgcatACGCAAGCCGATCATTGACAGACGTTGAAACACGCTATTCGCAAACAGAAAAGGAAGCATTAGCAATTGTATGGGCAATTGAACATTTTCACCTTTATTTGTACGGACAATCATTTAAATTGGTATCCGATCACCAACCGCTTGAAACTATATTCAACAGTCCAAAGGCAAAAACACCAGCACGAATTGAAAGATGGAGATTAAGATTACAGGGATATAATTTCAAAGTACAGTATAAACCAGGAAAGGTGAACGCAGCTGATTATTTATCAATACATCCGACACCGAATACATCAATCGCATGTAAACATTCTCAATTAGCTGAAGAATATGTCCGATATTTAACTGACAACGCTGTGCCGAAGGCAATGACCCTTAATGAGATAGCTGAAAGTACACAAAAAGATAAAGATCTGCAAACCGTAATTACTGCATTAAAATCAAACAGGTGGGACAAGTATGAGAGTAATACGCTAGATACATTCTCAAGATTAAGATACGAATTAACAATCGTTCCCGTTATTGATATGGAGATCATACTTCATGATAATAGAATCGTCATTCCGAAAGATTTACAGATGCGTGTAATTGACCTTGCACATGAAGGACACCAGGGCATAGTACGTACAAAACAGTTGTTACGTGAAAAGGTATACTTCCCTGGAATAGACAAACTAGTAGAACAAACGTGTAAATCATGTATACCATGTTTAGCGTCAACCCCGAAAAATGTTTTCGAACCGTTACAAATGTCTGAGATACCGAATAATGTATGGGAGAATCTCAGCATGGACTTTTGTGGACCATTTCCGAATGGATATTACGTTATGGTAATAATTGATGAATACTCAAGGTATCCTGTAATAGAAACCTTAACCAGTTTAACCGCAAAATCTGTCATACCTCTATTAGACAAAACTTTCTCAATTTTTGGAATACCGAAAGAACTGAAAACAGACAACGGACCGCCGTTTAATTCAGGAGAATTCCGAAATTTTGCAGATAACATGGGTTTTAAGCACCGcaaaataactccttatggccTCGCGCTAACGCGGAAAGTGAAAGATTCATGA